A window of Onychostoma macrolepis isolate SWU-2019 chromosome 01, ASM1243209v1, whole genome shotgun sequence contains these coding sequences:
- the LOC131542878 gene encoding putative adhesion G protein-coupled receptor E4P isoform X5, with the protein MQLNWTLLLDITSSPETYTDSPIPIPTQTSTGPEAGWKDRTSSPETYTNSDLIQFQTSTGPEAGWKDIDECKDDPDVCGTNADCFSHPGGYSCKCHKGYSNYGNNQSKCIKMDCDQFEPESEANHTPEKLKHLMSLLKSSCESLNNPRGEHFTGEELLESLCSSSDDLLSDGNIHDGKMLSHFLDAMENSMRLIGPQLREPVTRMETHNTFVEVAVTRNQSPPSGRFILSTDSALFNASWEAVVGDSYPGFAFAALVSYKDLNSSSDLLQKMRNEKSDDKERSVTYQLNSKVVTAVVSNAETKQLSEPVKLVFRHVEEMAESEGMVYSCVYWDDTEGAWSKEGCVGAWSNSTHTVCYWSHFSSFAVLMALYPVQDSFDLVLITRVGLVLSLVCLFISILTFKFCRSIQGTRTSIHLHLSICLFIADLVFLCGISSTHNEVACAIVAGLLHFFFLSAFCWMLLEGVQLYRMVVLVFHTTLKHLHMYLVGYGVPLVIVIISVIAFPKGYGTKRHCWLSLDRYFILSFFAPVCIIVILNGFVFIITVWKLAKKFSSLNPDFSKLNQIRSFTVTAVAQLCVLGGTWIFGFFLFQEKGTEVMLYLFIILNTLQGALIFILHCLLSKPIRTEYYSLFVRMCPHKKKAKYRISTSQTNSSQSVSQSVSDQMVDQHQEMMSTEARTLSIQIAFKLERRELPWKRASTHSADKSVRKKTPKTGSYKKNCNGSC; encoded by the exons ACATTGATGAGTGTAAAGATGATCCAGATGTTTGCGGCACGAATGCCGACTGCTTCAGTCATCCAGGTGGCTACAGCTGCAAATGCCACAAGGGTTACAGTAACTATGGCAACAACCAGTCAAAATGCATCA AAATGGATTGTGATCAGTTTGAACCTGAATCTGAAGCAAACCACACACCAGAGAAG TTGAAGCATTTGATGTCACTGTTGAAGAGCAGCTGTGAGTCTCTGAACAATCCACGTGGAGAACATTTCACTGGAGAGGAATTACTGGAG AGCTTGTGCAGTTCCTCTGACGACCTGCTGTCGGATGGAAACATCCATGATGGGAAGATGTTGAGTCACTTTTTGGACGCGATGGAGAACAGCATGCGTCTGATTGGACCTCAGCTGAGAGAGCCTGTGACCAGGATGGAGACGCACAACACCT TTGTTGAAGTTGCAGTCACACGGAACCAGTCTCCGCCCAGTGGGCGTTTCATTCTGAGCACAGACTCCGCCCTTTTCAATGCCAGCTGGGAAGCAGTTGTAGGGGATTCATATCcag GTTTTGCGTTTGCGGCTCTGGTCAGTTATAAAGATTTGAACTCCTCCAGCGATCTGCTCCAGAAGATGAGAAATGAGAAATCAGACGATAAAGAGAGAAGTGTCACTTATCAACTCAACTCTAAAGTGGTGACGGCCGTCGTCAGTAATGCAGAAACCAAACAGCTGTCAGAGCCGGTGAAGCTCGTCTTTAGACACGTGGAG GAGATGGCAGAGTCTGAGGGCATGGTTTACTCCTGTGTGTACTGGGATGATACTGAGGGGGCGTGGTCTAAGGAGGGCTGTGTGGGGGCGTGGTCTAACAGCACTCATACAGTGTGTTACTGGTCTCATTTCAGTAGTTTTGCTGTGCTCATGGCTCTCTATCCTGTGCAG GACTCATTTGATTTGGTGTTGATCACACGTGTGGGTTTAGTTCTGTCTCTGGTCTGTTTGTTTATCTCTATCTTGACGTTCAAGTTCTGCCGCTCCATCCAAGGAACCCGGACCAGCATTCATCTCCATCTGAGCATCTGTCTCTTCATCGCAGATCTCGTCTTCCTCTGCGGGATCTCCAGTACTCACAATGAG GTAGCGTGTGCGATTGTGGCCGGTCTGCTCCATTTCTTCTTCTTGTCTGCGTTCTGCTGGATGCTGCTGGAGGGGGTTCAGCTCTACCGGATGGTTGTGCTGGTGTTTCACACCACATTAAAACATCTCCACATGTATCTGGTGGGATACGGAGTCCCTCTCGTCATCGTCATCATCTCTGTCATCGCCTTCCCAAAGGGATACGGCACCAAACGACA CTGCTGGCTCTCTCTCGATCGCTATTTTATCTTGAGTTTTTTCGCACCCGTCTGCATCATTGTGATCCTCAATGGTTTTGTCTTCATCATCACCGTGTGGAAACTGGCTAAAAAGTTCTCCAGTCTCAATCCAGACTTCTCCAAACTCAACCAGATCAG GAGTTTCACGGTGACCGCCGTGGCTCAGTTGTGTGTTCTTGGAGGAACGTGGATCTTCGGCTTCTTCCTCTTCCAGGAGAAAGGGACTGAAGTCATGCTGTACCTCTTCATCATCCTCAACACTCTCCAGGGGGCGCTAATCTTCATCCTGCACTGCCTGCTGTCCAAACCG ATCAGGACAGAGTATTACAGTCTGTTTGTCCGAATGTGCCCACATAAGAAGAAAGCCAAATACAGAATCAGTACCAGCCAGACCAACAGCAGTCAG tctgtttctcagtccgtatccgatcagatggtggatcagcaccaagagatgatgtctacaga GGCGCGCACGTTGAGCATTCAAATCGCATTTAAACTGGAGAGGAGGGAGTTACCATGGAAACGGGCGTCAACTCACTCAGCTGACAA GAGCGTCAGAAAAAAAACTCCTAAAACGggaagttacaaaaaaaattgtaatgggagctgctga
- the LOC131543089 gene encoding epidermal growth factor-like protein 6, translating into MQLNWTLLLGLFLPSCSGCSIGFKLVKNTCVDVDECAIFPSVCDYHTPCVNTVGSYYCRCIERVDGGFPCAYINSYPESDYYADFDLIQFKISTDSEAECEGVFYFFWPMC; encoded by the exons ATGCAGCTAAACTGGACACTTCTTTTGG GTCTCTTTCTGCCATCATGCAGTGGATGTTCCATTGGATTTAAACTTGTTAAAAACACATGTGTTG ATGTGGATGAGTGTGCGATTTTTCCAAGTGTGTGTGATTATCATACTCCGTGTGTAAATACAGTTGGAAGTTACTACTGTAGGTGTATTGAAAGAGTAGATGGGGGCTTCCCGTGTGCAT ATATAAACAGTTATCCAGAGAGCGACTACTATGCCGACTTTGATTTAATCCAGTTTAAGATCTCAACTGACTCCGAAGCAGAATGTGAAGgtgtcttttattttttctggcCTATGTGTTAA